From Lolium perenne isolate Kyuss_39 chromosome 5, Kyuss_2.0, whole genome shotgun sequence, a single genomic window includes:
- the LOC127299373 gene encoding riboflavin synthase: MAPPPTAAAAAAVRCNPQVLRRGLHPAPSPLPFASRAASTAPLRVPPLRFSLSPVPKSISSPSSSRIPVRSLFTGIVEEVGRVRRIGPPPTPPSGGGGGGDAPGVDLEVETKNLLAGTQLGDSVAVDGTCLTVAAIDAAASTLTFGVAPETLRCTSLGDRAAGDDVNLERALTPASRMGGHFVQGHVDGTGQIAAFRPEGDSVWVTVRAPPEILRLLVPKGFVAVDGTSLTVVNVDEDGGWFDFMLVRYTQDNVVLPKKKVGDKVNLEADILGKYVVKLLAGRMEATSKADS, encoded by the coding sequence atggcgccgccgcccaccgccgccgccgccgccgccgtccggtGCAACCCGCAAGTCCTCCGCAGGGGCCTGCACCCCGCGCCATCCCCGCTCCCATTCGCCTCGCGGGCGGCCTCCACCGCGCCGCTCCGCGTCCCGCCGCTGCGCTTCTCGCTCTCCCCGGTCCCCAAGAGCATCTCCTCCCCGTCATCCTCCCGCATCCCCGTCCGCTCCCTCTTCACCGGGATCGTCGAGGAGGTCGGCCGCGTGCGCCGCATCGgcccgccgcccacgcctccatccggcggcggcgggggcggggaCGCTCCGGGCGTCGACCTCGAGGTCGAGACCAAGAACCTCCTCGCGGGGACGCAGCTGGGGGACAGCGTGGCCGTCGACGGGACGTGCCTCACCGTGGCGGCCATCGACGCCGCGGCCTCCACGCTCACCTTCGGCGTCGCGCCCGAGACGCTCCGCTGCACGTCCCTCGGCGACCGCGCCGCGGGCGACGACGTCAACCTCGAGCGCGCGCTCACGCCGGCGTCCCGCATGGGCGGGCACTTCGTGCAGGGCCACGTCGACGGCACCGGCCAGATCGCCGCCTTCCGGCCCGAGGGCGACTCCGTCTGGGTCACCGTGCGCGCGCCGCCCGAGATCCTGCGCCTGCTCGTGCCCAAGGGGTTCGTTGCCGTGGACGGGACCAGCCTCACCGTCGTCAACGTCGACGAGGACGGCGGCTGGTTCGACTTCATGCTCGTGCGCTACACGCAGGACAATGTTGTGCTGCCCAAGAAGAAGGTAGGGGATAAGGTGAACCTCGAGGCTGATATACTGGGCAAGTATGTGGTCAAGCTCCTTGCCGGGAGAATGGAGGCAACCTCCAAGGCAGATTCTTGA
- the LOC127299372 gene encoding tryptophan--tRNA ligase, cytoplasmic, producing the protein MASAAPEAEQEQVVNPWEVSAGKGGIDYDKLVDQFGCQRLDAAIIGRIGRLTGRAPHRFLRRGLFFAHRDLNEILDLYEKGEKFYLYTGRGPSSEALHLGHLVPFMFTKYLQDAFKVPLVIQLTDDEKFLWKNLTVEESKRLARENAKDIIACGFDIERTFIFSDFNFVGGAFYENMVKVARCVTYNKVVGIFGFTPEDHIGKSSFPPVQAVPSFPSSFPHLFPGNDQLRCLIPCAIDQDPYFRMTRDVAPRIGYQKPSLIESRFFPALQGENTKMSASDPNSAIYVTDTNKEIKTKVNKYAFSGGQDSVELHRKLGANLEVDVSIKWLNFFLEDDDELENIKKEYKEGKLLTGEVKQILIKVLSEMVERHKRARAQVTEEMVDAFMARRPLPNMFG; encoded by the exons ATGGCCTCGGCGGCGCCGGAGGCTGAGCAGGAGCAGGTGGTGAACCCGTGGGAGGTGTCGGCGGGGAAGGGCGGCATCGACTACGACAAGCTGGTGGACCAGTTCGGCTGCCAGCGCCTGGACGCCGCGATCATCGGCCGCATCGGGCGCCTCACCGGCCGCGCCCCGCACCGCTTCCTCCGCCGCGGCCTCTTCTTCGCCCACCG GGATTTGAACGAGATACTGGACCTGTACGAGAAGGGGGAGAAGTTCTACCTCTACACGGGGAGAGGGCCCTCATCGGAGGCGCTGCACCTTGGCCACCTCGTCCCCTTCATGTTCACCAA GTATCTCCAGGATGCTTTCAAGGTTCCTCTTGTAATACAGCTAACTGATGACGAAAAGTTCCTGTGGAAAAATTTGACTGTTGAGGAAAGTAAAAGGCTTGCTCGTGAAAATGCGAAAGACATTATAGCATGTGGATTTGACATCGAGAGGACTTTCATCTTCTCTGATTTTAATTTTGTTGGCGG TGCCTTTTACGAAAACATGGTTAAAGTTGCCAGATGTGTGACTTATAATAAA GTTGTAGGAATATTTGGATTCACTCCAGAGGATCACATTGGAAAGAGTAGCTTTCCTCCTGTGCAGGCAGTCCCATCATTCCCTTCATCATTTCCCCACCTCTTTCCTGGCAATGATCAACTACGGTGCTTGATTCCTTGTGCAATAGACCAG GATCCTTATTTCAGAATGACCCGTGACGTTGCTCCAAGAATTGGTTATCAGAAGCCATCACTGATCGAATCAAGATTTTTCCCAGCTCTTCAG GGTGAAAACACGAAAATGTCAGCTAGTGATCCTAACTCTGCGATTTATGTGACAGATACAAATAAAGAAATAAAGACAAAG GTGAATAAGTATGCCTTCTCAGGTGGCCAGGACTCTGTAGAACTCCATAGAAAACTCGGAGCTAACCTTGAG GTGGATGTCTCAATCAAGTGGTTGAACTTCTTccttgaagatgatgatgaacTCGAGAACATAAAGAAG GAGTACAAGGAAGGGAAGTTGCTGACTGGTGAAGTGAAGCAGATTCTGATTAAGGTTCTATCCGAGATGGTTGAAAGGCACAAAAGAGCTAGAGCTCAAGTTACTGAGGAG ATGGTTGATGCCTTCATGGCTAGAAGGCCTCTTCCCAACATGTTTGGCTAA